One Paraburkholderia phymatum STM815 genomic window, CAGATTGCGCGTGTGGTGAAAATCGACGCGGCGCTGATCGTGGTGCTGGGGGCCGGCGCTATAGCGCTCATAGGGAATGTGCTGGCTTGAACGCGACGAGAAATTGCGCGTCCCAAGCCCGCATCGCTCGTCGAATACGCGTCGCTACCGTTACCAGGTGCGATGCAAGTCAACAGTGTGCAGACCTCTCATGCAGCCGGCCTCGCGGGCATTCGGTTGATCCAGGCGCGGTACTCAGCGCTGGCGGATCACATCGACCAAATAACGCCGCTCAATGGCCGCTTCCAAAATGCAACCGCCGTAGCCGCGAAGACGGGAGTATTACCCTCGCAGACATTGCTGCTTAAGTTGGCCAGCAAGGCATCAACCCGTGCTCCCGCTGCCGGTTTTCGCTTGCGCCGGCAATCGCGGGCGTTTGCGCGAGGCCCGCTATGCTCGCATCGTACCTTGAGCCCTTGCCGCCTAGCGCAACGGTCGCGCGTCGCGCGCTATCGAGCAAAGTTGCTAATGCGGTGTGTATGACCGCCGGTACATCGAACCGCCCTTTGGGTCCTGATAGCGTCAACGCGCCCTGCAATTCCCCGAACGAGTCGAACACGGGCACTGACGCCGATGCCGTTTCCGGGTCCCGCTCACCGAACGAGACGGCCCATAGCTGGTCTCGAATCTCCTGCCAGCGCGGATCCTGCGTCTCGGTGAACGCCAGCAACACTTTGCCGGAAGCGCCCTTATCGATTGCGAACTCCTCCCCGACGCGAATCGATACCCGAACGCTGCGGCTCGGTTCGACGCGATAAAGCACAAGGCGATGGTCGTCCTGCCGCACGTAGAAGCTTGCCGTTTCGCCAAGCTCGCGGCTCAGCTGCTGAAGCAAGGGCTCGATTACAGGTCCCACCTGGAAGGATCGTTGATAGAGCGTCGCAAGCCGTAACGGCTGGTGACCGATCGCATATTGCCCGTCGCTCACTTTTCGAATAAATCCGCCGTGTTCCAAAGCGCCGAGCAGGCGCAACACCGTACTTTTATAGAGCTCGGTCGCTTGAGGCTGGTTCAAGCAATTTTCCACCGAGGCCGGTTCATTCAAGTGACGGCTTCCCATCTTCGGTTTTTGACCGGTCGTCAATGCAGGCGCAGAATCTCGATGAGCTTGCCCGCGCGCACATGCGCGTCGAGGATGAAAGTGCCGCCCTGAATCATTCGGCGTGTCACAATGCGACGCCCGCTAAGATGTTCCACTTGCTGCGCATGCAGGCTTTTTCGCATGACCGTGTGCCGCCCACGTCGCATTTCACATTCGCCACTGCAGCTATTACCGATCTATCGATTTTTCGAACAACGCCGGTGCGTTTATAGCATCAATACATCAGCCATATGGGCTGGCTCCATGCAGCATTGTTCGCAATCACCCTCTGTTCGGTCTTACTCCATTCGCCAATATACAAAGCGAATAAAAAGCACACTCATCATTATTGCGAATACCGACAAGTAATAACGATCGACTTACAAATCGAGATTTATTCTCAATTTCCAAGCTCGTTAAGGTCATGGTGCTGACACGTATACACGATATATTTATCCGCGGAGACATGGCCGCATTCAGCCAAAGCACCTCGAAACCTAGATTCCGGTAATAGAAAAGTCTGTACTTCCATTCGGGGCAAGCATCTCAACCTTGATTGTCTTCTGGAGACAGGAAATGAAAATTCGCAGCTTGACTCGGTCTAATATCACATTAGGATTGCTTACTGGATCACTGATCGTCGCACCCATCCTCGAAGCAGTCTCAGCACCTCAGAGCAATATGGAACTACTGCCGACCGGTCAGTTTATCTCGCCGAAAGCGATTCCCGGCGCCGTGCAGCAAGTGTTGAATCCGCATCTTTCTGCGAAGCCTTCCCAGCTGGTCAGCGGCGCGATCAAGTCGCAACTCAGCCCGGACGGCAACACGCTGGCCGTGATCACGGCGGGCTACAACACGGTCTATACGGGTGCCAACAACAGCGCGCTCGATACGGCCGACTCGACCCAGTACATCTTCATCTACGACGTGTCGGGCGCGAACAGGGCCAACCCGAAACTCGTGCAAGCCATTCACCAGAACAACGCGTTCGATGGTCTCGCGTGGAACGGCAACCAGACCCTCTATGGCACGGGCGGCGCTGACGACAAAGTCTATGTGTACGGCCGCGCTTCGGCTGCGCCGTCGGCTCAATGGACGCAGACGGCAGCCGTCCCGCTGAATCACACGAAGGGCATCGGTTCGGGCGTCAAGCCCAACGCGGGCGGTCTGGCAGTGTCCGCAGACGGCCGCAGCGTGGTCGTCGCGAACAACTACAACGATTCGATCTCCATCATCGACACGACCTCCAACACGCTGCTGTCGGAATACGATCTTCGTCCGTTCAATACCTCGGGCCAGCAAGGCGTAGCGGGCGGCGAATATCCGTGGGCGGTATCGCTGAAGGCCGACGGCACCGCCTTCATCTCGTCGGTGCGCGACCGCGAAGTCGTGGTGCTGAATCTGGCGAATCCCGCCGCGCCGCAATTCGTCACGCGCATTCCCGTGCAGGGCAATGCCTACGGCATGAGCTTCTCGCCCGACCAATCGAAGCTCTATGTTGCCGTGTCGAACGCCGACCACGTCGCCGTCATCGATACGACTCGCCACACGGTCGAAAAGACGATCGACATCGCCAGCCAATCCGGCGACGGCGATGACCAGGGCAGCGGCAACAACAAGAAATACAGCGGCCGCGATACGGTCAACGTGACCGTTTCCCGCGACGGCAGAACGCTGTACGCCGTCAACAACGGCGACAACTCGATCGCCGTGATCTCGCTTCACGGAGAAGACGGCTACCGTGTCGAAGGCCTGATCCCGACGGCCTACGCACCGAAGGACATCACGCTGAGCGCCGACGGCTCGCAGATGTACATCATCAACGGCAAGTCGGCCACGGGCCCGAATCCGCTCTATACATCGGGCGCGTCGGCCCAGTATCAGTTCGGTCTCGAACAGAGCAGCCTTGTCAGCGCGCCGGTGCCGACGCGCGATGTCCTTCAGCGTCTGACCAGCCAGGTCGACGAGAACAATCACTATTCGGCGAGAGTGTCGGAAAGCGATCGCGAGACGATGAACTTCCTGCGTGCCCGCATCCGCCACGTGATCTACGTCGTCAAAGAAAACCGCACATACGACCAGATTCTCGGCGATCTCGGCAACGGCGCGAATGGCGATCCGTCGCTGACGATGTACGGCCGCGCCACCACGCCGAACTTCCATAACATCGCCGGCAACTTCGTCACGATCGACAACTTCACCGATCCGGGCGACGGTTCGATGGACGGCTGGTCGTGGGTGCAGCACGCGCACGTCACACCGACCGAGGAAGTCTCGCAGCAGGAAAACTATGCGGGCGTCAGCCGCGGCATGTCGTATGAATCCGAAGGCGCCAATCGCGGTCTGCCCGTCGGACTCGCCACTACCGCCATGCGCGACGCTGCGTCGAACGGCGCGTACAGCACCGTTACAGCGTCGCTGCCGGGCGGCACGGCCAACGCGCTGCCGGGTATCGCCGATGTGTCGGTGCCCGATGCGCCGTTCGGCTATCAGAAGGCCAGCATCTACGACGCGGTACTGCAAGCGGGTGGCTCCGTCCGCAACTATGGCGGCATGGTCACCAATGTCGGCACGATCGGCACAATCGCCAATCCGCTGATCAACCCGGCGGCCGCGAATATCGTCCAGGCTCACCCGCTCAAACCGTCGCTGGTCAATCTGACCGACCCTTACTATCGCGGCTTCGACCAGGCGTACCCGGACACTTTCCGCGAACTCGAATGGAACCGGGAATTCCAGCAGTACGTCGCGAACGGCCAGCTCCCGTCGTTCGAATTCGTTCGCATGGGCTCGGACCATACAGGCAGCTACGCGCAGAACGTCGGCCAGATGGGTTCGGCCGAGCAGGAAGAGGCGGATAACGACTTCGCTGTCGGCAAGCTGGTCGAAACCGTCGCGAAAAGCCCGTACGCGCGTGACACGCTCATTGTGGTCGTCGAAGACGATTCGCAGGCGGGCTCCGATCACGTCGACTCGCATCGCTCGACGGCTTACGTCGTCGGCGCGTACGTGAAGAAGCAGGCGATAGTCAGCACCGCATACAGCCAGGTCAACGCACTGCGTACCATGGAAGACATCCTCGGCACGCAGCACATCGACCTCAACACGGCGTATGCACGGCCGATGGCCGACGTGTTCGACACGCAGTCGAACGGCACCTGGAGCTACACGGCTGTCGCTTCGACGATCCTTAAAGGTACGAACGTCGGCAACGTGGCGAGCGGCCCCGACGGCAACAAGTTTGCCGAAGGCGACGACATTCATCCGCTGCATGACGCGACGTACTGGGCGAACGCGACGAAGGACTTCGACTTCTCCAGGGAAGACCGCATTCCGCCCGAGTTGTTCAACCGCGTGCTGTGGAAGGGCGTGATGGGCGACAAGCCGTATCCCGTGCCGCACTCGATCTATTCGAAGGTCGACGCGGACGGTTCCAGGACCGTTGCCGCGGCCGACGACGACGACTAAGCAGTTGGCTGCATGGTTGTCTCGCACACATCGGGCGAGCTTGCATCGTCCGATGTGTGCGCAATCCGCAAACGGCCGTCACGGCGGTCAGCCGGCTTCGATGTTCGGCTGCCCCACACTATTGCAGCCGCACGTGGTAAGCCGCCGAACGCACCGCCTGCTCGAACTCGGTTGACGCAAGGCAAAACATGCCAGCCGCCCGCGAACCGGTCGCCGTGAAAAACATATGTCCTACACACATAGGCTTTCGAGGCGACTCGCGTACGAGTTTTTTGCAGGCGACTGTCAACGCGACGGGCGTGATAACGCCGAAGCCACAATGCGGCACTGTTCTTTTTGATGCGCGCGTATCGACGCGTGCGCGCCCGATGCGGTCAGGGTCCGGCATACATCGCGCAACCGGCTGCCGCGCGGCAGCACCTGTTCGAGTGCCTCGCGCACGAAGCGCCATGCGCCCTGATTCCTGTCCTCCTCCTGGGCCCACACCACTTCCTCGAGCTTCTCGAACCCGCTCAATAAGGACGCCAGCGCGTCATGCGGAAACGGATAGAGCTGCTCGACGCGGACCAGTGCTGTGGATGTATCTCGCGATTCGTCGCGTGCCCTCTGCAGTTCGTAGAAGAGCTTTCCGCTGCAAAGAACGACCCGGGTCACGACGCGCGGATCCACGATGCCGGGGTCTGGCAGGATCGGGTTGAACGATCCGTCGATAAAATCGCTCAGAGGCGAATGCGACGCGCAATTGCCATGAAGCTGCGACTTCGGCGACATGACGACGAGCGGCTGCGCAGGCTCCGCCCTCGCCTGCTCGCGCAACAGGTGAAACCATTGCGCGGAGGTGGACGGCACAACGACACGCAGGTTGTCGCCGGCGCACAGCTGCAGAAAGCGCCCGAGATAACCGCTGGAATGTTCCGGGCCCACACCTTCATGACCATGCGGGAGAAGGACAGTCAAAGCGGACTGATAGCCCCATTTGTATTCGCCAGCCGCAATGTACTGATCGATGATGACCTGTGCGCCATTGACGAAATCGCCGAACTGCGCCTCCCAGACCGTTAGCCGCTTGTTCGTCTGCACGCTGTAGCCGTATTCGAAGCCGAGCGCGGCTTCTTCGGTGAGCGGTGAATTGACAATATCGAACGCACCCTGCCTGGCGGCGATATGCCTGAGCGGAACGTGCACGCTTTCGGCGGCGGTATGCGCATCCTGTGCGTGCCACACCGCATGCCGATGCATGAACGTGCCTCGACCCACGTCCATGCCGGACAGGCGAATGTCAAACTCCTCTTCCAGCAGGGACGCGTAAGCGATGTTCTCGGCAAAACACCAGTCCACAGCATGATCCGCGAAAGCGACCGTCGACTGCCATTTCTCAATCAGGCTGGCGACGAAATCATGCAGACGGAAGCCGCCGGGCACCCGCGTCATGGCCGCCGTCAAGGAGCGGATTCGCTCGAGCGAAAGAGGTCGGTTCGACCTGGCTGCACCCTTTCCTGATGCATCCGACACGTGCGCCGGTGCACGTCTTTTGACGGCATCTGCCTGCAGGACGCGAAGCGCATCCGCCCGCAGTTCGGCAAGTGGCACAGTGGCTCCCATCGCCGCGTGATAGCGCGCCGTCACCGTCGGATGGAGCGCGACAGACGCCTGTGCGCGCGGCTGGGTGATCGCCGGTATGTCGTGCTCCGAGTGGCCGAGACGGCGATAACCGATCAGATCGATCACAACGTCGGCTTCGTATCTCATCCGGTAATCGAACGCGATCCGTGCGGCGCGGATGACATCTTCCGGGTAGTCTGCGTTGACGTGAATGACAGGCGAGTCGATCATGCGTGCGATGTCGGTGCAATACGAGTTGTCATGCACACTCATCGGATTGGGCGTGGTGAAGCCAATCTGATTATTGACGATCACATGAATGGTGCCGCCCAGCGTATAGCCGCTCTTGCGCGTCATGTTCAGCGTCTCCATCACGATCCCCTGGCCGGCGAATGCGGCGTCGCCATGAACGACGACTGGCACGCACGCCGCGTCGAGGTGCTCGTCCTGCCATGCGCGCGCCATGCCGCTGACGACGGGATACACGCTTTGCAGATGCGAGGGGTTGTGTGCGAGCAGCAGCGCAATCTCGCCATGTGCCGTCCGCTTGAGCGCCGCGCCGCCCAGGTGATACGGCAGATCGGTTTGCATGGCAGCGATGTCGGATTCGTGGTCGAGACACGCGAGCATCTCCGCAACGGGGAAGTCCATCAGGTTGACGAGCGCGTTGAGACGTCCGCGATGGGGCATGCCCAGGAAGATCTGCTGAACGCCGTCGATGGCCGAACTCTCGATCAAAGCGTCAAGTAGCGGCACAAGGCTTTCGCACCCTTCCAGAGAGAAGCGCTTCGCATGTCCGTGGCGGGACGCTACGAGACGCTCCCACATTTCGACTGTCAGCAGGCGGCGCAGTAGTGCGTCGCGCTCTTGCGGCGTCGGCTGAGGGCAAACAAGTTCGGACTCCATCCGGTTGAATAGCCAGCGCCGGATCGAATCGTCGCGCACGCCGCTACAATCGAGCCCGAGCCCGCCGCAATAGACGCGTTTGAGTTGCTGGTCGAGCTCGCCGACCGTGAGCGCAAAAGGAAATCCCGCCTGATCGGCTGGACGCACCTCGGTTGGATCCAGCCCATAGAACTGCGGCGTGAGTTCGGGGGTCGCGACGCGCGGCGGGAGCGCGAGCGGATCAAGGTCCGCATTGCGGTAGCCGTCGCGTCGATGTGCGTCGATAAAGCGCTCGACCTGTAACGAAAGGATGGTCTGCGCACCAGCCGGCACCGGATGCGAAGAGGGGCTGGAAGAAGACTTCTGGACCGCAATCTGCTCGGAATAATCGTTGGACATGTTGTGTAGACGTGTGGAGAGAAACCGTTTATCGGAAATCGCCGTCCGTGTCTCTGTCGCCCCGAATCCACCCATTCAAACGTTTGCGAGGCAAGGGGCGCCGTCGAGCGGGCGGCGAGTCGGCCTGAAACGCGGCTGCGCACATCTGCAAGCGCGTTCCATCGTTTCTTTCATCGGGCCGGCTTGCCTTGCCGGCCCGTGTCTCCGTCCTTGGTGTTCGTACGATTCGGCGACACTGTTGCCAGTTGCCAGTTGCCAGTTGCCAGTTGCCAGTTGTCAGCTGGCACCGAGCAGCAGCGGCTGCGACGCAACGTTGGCCGTGCTCGGAGAGCCGCTTGCGCGTGCCATCGAGGGTTGAAACTGCAGATCGCGACCGCCGGCATCGTCCAGCGTGAACTCCGCGACCATGTCGGAGAGCTGTGCAGCCTGCTCATGCAGCGCCTGTGCTGCCGCTGCGCTCTCTTCAACCAGTGCAGCATTTTCCTGCGTGACCTGATCCATTTGCGTGACGGCGCGGTTGATCTGTTCGATGCCGTCGCTCTGCTCCCGGCTGGATGTACTCATCTCGCCGACAATCGCCGTCACGTGAGCGATGCTGCTGACGACTTCGCGAATGATCTGCCCGGCTTCCTCGACGATCTTGCTGCCGTCGTCGACATGGCTGACGGAGTCGTCGATGAGCGTCTTGATCTCTTTCGCGGCCACGGCGCTGCGCTGGGCGAGGCTGCGCACTTCCGACGCCACTACCGCGAAGCCCCTGCCATGTTCGCCGGCGCGTGCAGCTTCGACTGCAGCGTTCAGTGCGAGGATGTTGGTCTGGAATGCGATGCCTTCGATCACCCCGATAATGTCGACGATCTTGCGCGACGAAACGTTAATGGCACTCATCGTGTCCACCACACGGTTGACGGCCTGCCCCCCTTTTGCCGCAGTTTCGGAAGCGCTCAGGGCGACGCGGTTGGCCTCGAGCGCGTTATCCGTGTTCTGTTTGACGGTCGACGTGAGCTGCTCCATCGCGGCGGCCGTTTGCTCCAGTGCGCTCGCCTGCTGTTCCGTACGGCTCGACAGGTCCATGTTTCCGCTCGCGACTTCGCGAGACGCCCGCGTGATCGTTTCGGTGCCCGCACGTACGCGGACGACAATGTCGTGCAGATTCTCGATCATGTTCTTCAACGCATGCTGCAGCCGGCCGATTTCGTCGTTCGAGCCCGTTTCGAGACGCTGGGTCAGATCACCCTGTGCCACCGCCTCCGCAAGGTCCACGGCACGGTGGATCGGCCGCGTGATGCCTCGCGTAATGACAAAGCCCGTCGCCCCGGCCGCCAGGATCGCGCCGATGGACAGCAGGATCATCTGGACCCTGGCGTTGCCGCCCTCGTCGGCCGCTCGCGCGGCGTCGTTTTGCATCTGAGCCGCCTGGTAGTCGACCATCTTGTCGACCAGCACGTAGTACTCGTCCTGTTGACGCGCGAGGTCGCCGAGATAGAGATCGCGTGCATCCTGTTGCCGGTTCTCTTTTACGAGATCGAAGAACTTGCGGACACTGCCGCCGTAGACGGTGCGCGCCTGAAATTGCTCCTTGAACAACGCCTTCGCGTCGTCGCTATGCAGAAGCTTTTCCAGTCTCGCATAGGCGTCGGCGTTGGTTTTCCGGATGACGGCATAGTCGTCCATGTATTTTTTGGCCTGCGCTTCGGTACTGACCAGCAGCAGGTTGCTCAGGATGGCGTTGGCCCGGTAACCGTTGTTCTTGATCTGATTGCTCAAGGCAATCAACGCATAGCGTTCGCCGACAATTGTGTCCATCCTGGTGCTGCTGGACTTGAGATGCTCGATCCCAACGACCGTCGTGCCAATCATCAGCGCGACGATGAGCACGAATGCGGAGCTGAGACGAGCTCCAATCCTTAGGTTTGCAATCCACATCTGTTCATAACTCCTGCTCAGAGTTGGTAAGCGGCCGCACGCGGCATACTGAGTAATCCTCGGTCAGGCCGCAAAAGCAGCGACGCGCGATTCCCATGCGGCGGACAGCCAACGCTTTAGCGGTGAAACCGAACAGCCAGCGTCGACTACCTTTCCCGTCTGGATAAGACTTGAGCGAGTTAACGGCCATTTGTCTGAGGAATTAAGGGTTGACCCTGACATTCCACGTTTTCATGCGCGCGGAATGAAAGGCCCCGTAAGGTTCGACTTTTGGCTGCGTGTGGGAGGCATTCCTAATGAGCAAAAGGCTTGCGGAAATGGGCGGTACGACGCAACGTGGCGGCATGGGCAATGCATCATGACCGCACACCGACGCAATTGCACATCTGTATGCGAGCCATCAGCTCCCATTCGCGGGTTTTAATGTTGGCGGAAAAGGGAAACAGGCTGACGGCAATGTGCGCACCAAGCGTGAGGGCGCGGCCGCAGCAGACGATACGGGGAGCCCTTCCAATCGCTGCGTGATTCAGGAACTGCCATTCGATGCGATTTGCGGAGGCCCTCTACGTCACGACGAGTGACCGCAAGTACACGGCGGTCTGGCTGTCCGCATGGCGAGCGACTTCCCGTGGCGTGCCACTCGCCACTATCGTTCCGCCCGCTGCGCCGGCTCCCGGGCCGACGTCGATCACCCAATCGCTTTGGACGGCCACCCGCATATCGTGTTCGACCAGCACCACCGTATTGCCTGAGTCGACCAGCCCCTGCAACTGCATCATCAAGCTGTCGACGTCGGCGGGATGCAGCCCTGTAGTCGGCTCATCAAGGACGTACAACGTATCTCCGCGCTGCGCGCGTTGCAGTTCCGTGGCGAGCTTGATGCGCTGCGCTTCGCCGCCGGATAACTCTGTCGCCGGCTGACCGAGCCGCAGATAGCCGAGACCGATGTCGCGCAGTGCTACAAGCGAGCGCATCACCCCTGCTTCGTCCTCGAAGAAACTGCACGCGGCGTCCACAGTCAGGTTCAGTACGTCGGCGATGTTCTTTTCACGCCAGGTTATCTCCAGCGTCGATGCGTGATAGCGGGTCCCATGACAGGTCGTGCATGGCGCATACACGCTCGGCAGAAAAAGCAGTTCGACACTCACGAACCCCTCGCCTTCGCAGGTGGGACAACGGCCTTGCGCGACGTTGAACGAAAAGCGCCCCGCGCTATAACGACGCTTGCGCGCGCTCGGCGTCTCCGCGAAGAGCTTTCGCACGTGATCGAAAAGGCCGGTATAGGTCGCGAGATTCGAACGCGGCGTGCGTCCGATCGGCTTTTGGTCGACACACACGAGCCGCCTGATCGCATCCATCCCGTCGGCGATATGACCGCCTGTCGGTGCCGCCGTGATCGCGAGCAGCGGGTTCTGTTCGTCATCGTCCGGGCTCTCGATGGGTCTGCCCAGCCGGCTCGCGACCAGTTCCGGAAGCGCCTGGCTCACGAGGCTCGACTTGCCTGAACCCGATACGCCCGTCACCGCCGTCAGACAGCCGACTGGAAACGCGACGTCGAGTTGATGCAAATTGTTGCGGGTGATATTAGCGAGCCGCAGCCAGCCCGCCGCCTTGCGCGGTGTGTGATCGACCTGCGCCGACTCGGCGAAAAGATGACGGCGCGTCTGTGATGCTTCGATCTTGGCCAGCCCTTCGGGCGGTCCGCTATACACGACGTGGCCGCCCGCTTCGCCGGCCGCGGGACCGACATCGACCAGCCAGTCCGCGCGCCGCATCATCTGCAAATCGTGCTCGACGACAAACAGCGAATTGCCGGCTGCCTTCAGTGCCTGAAGCGCGCGATAGAGCGCTTCGCCGTCGGCGGGATGCAAACCGGCCGATGGTTCATCAAGCACATACACGACGCCAAAGAGCTGCGACGACAGTTGCGTCGCCAGCCGCAAGCGCTGCAACTCGCCCGATGACAGCGTGGGCGTACTGCGATCGAGTGCGAGATACCCGAGCCCCAGATCGATGAGCGTGCTCAGCCGCTCCAGCAACTCCGCGGCAATGCGTTGCGCAGCGAGGCGTTTCTCTTCGGAGAGGTTGGGTGTACGCCGAACATCAGGCGATGCCTTGTGCGCTGAACCGCCCGAGGCAATCCGCTTGTCAACGGCGTTTTGCATTGCACGCCTGCTGAGCACGCCGCCTTCCCCTGCCGGCGTCTTGCCCTGCTCCCGCCATTCTCCGCGGGCGATCGGCTCGAGCATACCGGCAAGCCCCGAAAGTGCCAGCTGTGAAAACTCGGCGATGTCGAGTCCTGCGAATGTCACCGAAAGCGCCTCCTTCTTGAGACGTTTGCCGTGGCAGTTCGGACATTCGTTGCCGACCATGTACTGCGACACGCGCTTTTTCATCAGCGCGCTCTGCGTGTTGGCGAAGGTATGCAGCACATAGCGCCGTGCACCGGTAAATGTGCCCTGATAGCTCGGTTCGTCCTTGCGCCTGAGCGCCGCACGAGTCTCTTTGGGCGTGAGGCCCGCGTAGACGGGAACAGTCGGCTGGTCATCGGTGAAAAGGATCCAGTCGCGATCCTTCTTCGGCAGATCGCGCCAGGGCGTATCGACGTCGTAGCCGAGCGTGACCAGGATGTCCCGCAGATTCTGCCCATGCCATGCAGGCGGCCACGCGGCGATGGCGCGTTCACGGATCGTCAGCGAATCGTCGGGCACCATCGATTTTTCGGTGACCTCGTACACGCGGCCCAACCCGTGACATGTGGGGCAAGCCCCTTGCACCGTGTTGGGCGAGAAGTCCTCGGCGAACAGCATCGGCTGCTTCGGTGGATAGCTGCCGGTGCGCGAGTACAACATGCGCACGAGGCTCGACAGCGTGGTTACGCTGCCTACTGACGAACGCGCGCCGGGTGTGCCGCGTTGCTGCTGCAGTGCCACCGCCGGCGGCAGCCCTTCTATCGCGTCCACTTCGGGCACGCCCACCTGCTCGATCAGCCGTCTCGCGTATGGCGCCACGGACTCGAAATAGCGACGTTGCGCCTCCGCGTATAGCGTGCCAAAGGCCAACGACGATTTGCCGGAGCCGGACACGCCTGTGAACACCACGAGCGCGTCTCGCGGAATCTCGACGTCGATATTTTTCAGGTTGTGTTCGCGTGCACCGCGCACGCGGACGAAGCCGACTGGCGGTATGGACGAGCGGGATTTGTCGGGTATGGCCGTCACTTCTGATTGATCGCGATTCGGTCGAGGCCTGCAAATGGGCTTGCGGCCATCCCTGCAATGAGTCCGCTGGCCGCCAACGCCCGCACGCGAAGATTGCGCTACACGTTGAAATACTGAGGCTCGAGCGACAAGGTTATTCCGTGCGAAGAGACCTGTCGTGCGCCGTCCACGCCCCAGAATTGCAATTCACCGAGCTGATCAACCACGATGACTTCACGGGCCCCGCTTTCCAGGTAGGCGCTGACCCTTTGCGCGATGTCCTGGCAGACGCTTCGGTCAAGCAGCACTTCGACGCACAAATCCGGTACAAACGGAACAGGTCGATCCCTGTCGATTCCGTCCCATTTCTCCGGCGGCATCCAGACGACGTCCGGCACACGGATGCCGAACGAGCGCGTCGTCACCGCAACCGACATGGCTGCGACGTGACCGATCTGCTCGGCAATCTGGCAGTAGATGTCGGTCATGACAATCTGCCGTCGAGCCGAAGGGTGTGCGTGCGGCACGGCTTCGCCATGCGCATTCAGCTCCGAACACTGCAGGCCGCCCGATTCGGCGCCAGCGTTGATCCGACACCACGTCGCAACAAGTCCGTCTTGCGCAAGGAGAGTGGACACGAGTGAGAGCCTCCGTAGGGAAGTTGCGTAAGCGTATACCCTTTTCTGCGCATTTAACAATTCGCTTTGCTGTGCAGTGCACAAGACTGCCCGCATTGGGCGCCGCGAATCCGCGCGGAATCGCCTGTTCCGACAGCACAGGCGGCCGCCGGGAAGCAGGCAAGTCCTGACATGCTTCTTTGCGCGATTTGTGCGATGCGTAAAGAAATCGGGAACGCCATACCTCGCATAGCGTCATAGGCATGACGTTGTACGGAACCACACTCTGCGCAGGATTTATGAAAATGCTAGCGTGTGGGTCGAGGGCCGTGACAGGGCAGCGCAATCGGCCAGCACGAAGAGCCGTGGTTTTGCGGCTAGAGGAATCGATATGGAACTAGATCTGGAGACATTCCGGCAACTGCGTCGTCTAGCCCCGGTGTTGGACGACATACTCAATGCGAGAGAGGTCGAGCACCCGGACCAGGCCGTCAATCTCGCGGACCTCGCACAGCTATGCTCTCATCTGTTCGACGCGTATCACTGCCTGCATCCTGATGAGATCGCACGCGCCCGTCTCGGCGCGCTCGAGGCGCAATGAAACCCGGGCCACGCGGCCCGGGCCGAAGGTTCACGCACGCCTGATAGCCTTGCCTCACTCCATGCCTTGCGTCATAAGCATTGACGCATCAGCGTCACG contains:
- a CDS encoding bifunctional YncE family protein/alkaline phosphatase family protein, with translation MELLPTGQFISPKAIPGAVQQVLNPHLSAKPSQLVSGAIKSQLSPDGNTLAVITAGYNTVYTGANNSALDTADSTQYIFIYDVSGANRANPKLVQAIHQNNAFDGLAWNGNQTLYGTGGADDKVYVYGRASAAPSAQWTQTAAVPLNHTKGIGSGVKPNAGGLAVSADGRSVVVANNYNDSISIIDTTSNTLLSEYDLRPFNTSGQQGVAGGEYPWAVSLKADGTAFISSVRDREVVVLNLANPAAPQFVTRIPVQGNAYGMSFSPDQSKLYVAVSNADHVAVIDTTRHTVEKTIDIASQSGDGDDQGSGNNKKYSGRDTVNVTVSRDGRTLYAVNNGDNSIAVISLHGEDGYRVEGLIPTAYAPKDITLSADGSQMYIINGKSATGPNPLYTSGASAQYQFGLEQSSLVSAPVPTRDVLQRLTSQVDENNHYSARVSESDRETMNFLRARIRHVIYVVKENRTYDQILGDLGNGANGDPSLTMYGRATTPNFHNIAGNFVTIDNFTDPGDGSMDGWSWVQHAHVTPTEEVSQQENYAGVSRGMSYESEGANRGLPVGLATTAMRDAASNGAYSTVTASLPGGTANALPGIADVSVPDAPFGYQKASIYDAVLQAGGSVRNYGGMVTNVGTIGTIANPLINPAAANIVQAHPLKPSLVNLTDPYYRGFDQAYPDTFRELEWNREFQQYVANGQLPSFEFVRMGSDHTGSYAQNVGQMGSAEQEEADNDFAVGKLVETVAKSPYARDTLIVVVEDDSQAGSDHVDSHRSTAYVVGAYVKKQAIVSTAYSQVNALRTMEDILGTQHIDLNTAYARPMADVFDTQSNGTWSYTAVASTILKGTNVGNVASGPDGNKFAEGDDIHPLHDATYWANATKDFDFSREDRIPPELFNRVLWKGVMGDKPYPVPHSIYSKVDADGSRTVAAADDDD
- a CDS encoding 2-oxoglutarate dehydrogenase E1 component, encoding MSNDYSEQIAVQKSSSSPSSHPVPAGAQTILSLQVERFIDAHRRDGYRNADLDPLALPPRVATPELTPQFYGLDPTEVRPADQAGFPFALTVGELDQQLKRVYCGGLGLDCSGVRDDSIRRWLFNRMESELVCPQPTPQERDALLRRLLTVEMWERLVASRHGHAKRFSLEGCESLVPLLDALIESSAIDGVQQIFLGMPHRGRLNALVNLMDFPVAEMLACLDHESDIAAMQTDLPYHLGGAALKRTAHGEIALLLAHNPSHLQSVYPVVSGMARAWQDEHLDAACVPVVVHGDAAFAGQGIVMETLNMTRKSGYTLGGTIHVIVNNQIGFTTPNPMSVHDNSYCTDIARMIDSPVIHVNADYPEDVIRAARIAFDYRMRYEADVVIDLIGYRRLGHSEHDIPAITQPRAQASVALHPTVTARYHAAMGATVPLAELRADALRVLQADAVKRRAPAHVSDASGKGAARSNRPLSLERIRSLTAAMTRVPGGFRLHDFVASLIEKWQSTVAFADHAVDWCFAENIAYASLLEEEFDIRLSGMDVGRGTFMHRHAVWHAQDAHTAAESVHVPLRHIAARQGAFDIVNSPLTEEAALGFEYGYSVQTNKRLTVWEAQFGDFVNGAQVIIDQYIAAGEYKWGYQSALTVLLPHGHEGVGPEHSSGYLGRFLQLCAGDNLRVVVPSTSAQWFHLLREQARAEPAQPLVVMSPKSQLHGNCASHSPLSDFIDGSFNPILPDPGIVDPRVVTRVVLCSGKLFYELQRARDESRDTSTALVRVEQLYPFPHDALASLLSGFEKLEEVVWAQEEDRNQGAWRFVREALEQVLPRGSRLRDVCRTLTASGAHASIRAHQKEQCRIVASALSRPSR
- a CDS encoding IclR family transcriptional regulator, which encodes MGSRHLNEPASVENCLNQPQATELYKSTVLRLLGALEHGGFIRKVSDGQYAIGHQPLRLATLYQRSFQVGPVIEPLLQQLSRELGETASFYVRQDDHRLVLYRVEPSRSVRVSIRVGEEFAIDKGASGKVLLAFTETQDPRWQEIRDQLWAVSFGERDPETASASVPVFDSFGELQGALTLSGPKGRFDVPAVIHTALATLLDSARRATVALGGKGSRYDASIAGLAQTPAIAGASENRQREHGLMPCWPT